A window of the Bradysia coprophila strain Holo2 chromosome X unlocalized genomic scaffold, BU_Bcop_v1 contig_128, whole genome shotgun sequence genome harbors these coding sequences:
- the LOC119067681 gene encoding uncharacterized protein LOC119067681, giving the protein MFVMEKVDFIQQKKMSITVLNDDCLHKCFESLEIDDCMNVAEVCKRFAGVMQPIFRKKFSLLSLKMKDQYDKDFIDRVLYHISDHLKSLAIGSEGKSAHLLARSTSNENLKSLILRHWKLSPTTFSSELTNFQHIKSMSSNQCNLRLNRDFFTSFRNIEIANFRYCRGVHNKSITKFFETNDKIKSVTIHCLGFHGFPLGSLALLPRLEQVNFLGLVASPEYLIQLSQIRSLKRLKLSTRHLNSSYVMGPLLLHLDWIEGLEIKGFRIDENVFASLQKMHSLKLFGLTFPSIFFWKWKPAFTLPSTITDLKLESVHISAKQIASIICELPKLQKFHVNAHPQSIIDNNNVKIDDFETIVNLIFDALDIDASKRYVKVTLINAKYSSEELRLGSLQFFGIHPSKSCFGIDFPDFNRLLCPVSN; this is encoded by the exons ATGTTTGTGATGGAGAAAGTTGATTTTATTCAACAGAAGAAAATGTCGATAACAGTCCTCAACGACGACTGTTTacataaatgttttgaatcTCTCGAAATCGATGACTGTATGAATGTTGCCGAGGTGTGTAAAAGATTTGCGGGAGTCATGCAGccaatttttcggaaaaaattttcattactttCGCTGAAAATGAAAGATCAGTACGACAAGGATTTCATCGATCGTGTATTGTATCACATTAGTGATCATTTAAAGTCATTGGCAATCGGATCCGAAGGCAAAAGTGCTCACCTTTTGGCCAGATCAACTTCGAACGAAAACCTAAAATCGCTGATCCTCCGACATTGGAAGCTTAGCCCGACAACATTCTCATCCGAATTGACTAATTTCCAGCACATCAAGTCGATGTCATCAAATCAGTGCAATTTGCGGCTAAACAGAGATTTTTTCACGTCGTTCCGCAACATCGAAATCGCCAATTTCAGATATTGTCGAGGCGTTCACAATAAATcgataacaaaatttttcgagacaaacgacaaaatcaaaagtgTTACCATACACTGTCTAGGCTTTCACGGGTTTCCATTGGGATCGTTGGCATTATTGCCCCGGCTGGAACAGGTCAACTTTCTCGGTTTGGTCGCTTCACCAGAATACTTGATACAGCTATCGCAAATAAGATCGCTGAAGCGATTGAAATTGTCAACTCGTCACCTAAACTCGAGCTATGTCATGGGACCATTGTTGCTCCATTTGGACTGGATTGAAGGTCTGGAGATTAAAGGTTTCCGAATCGACGAAAACGTTTTTGCATCGCTGCAAAAGATGCACAGCCTTAAATTATTTGGCCTGACTTTTCCCAGTATCTTCTTTTGGAAGTGGAAACCCGCTTTCACGTTACCATCGACTATAACGGATTTGAAATTGGAGTCAGTTCACATTTCGGCAAAGCAAATAGCTTCAATAATATGTGAATTGCCGAAGCTGCAGAAGTTCCATGTTAACGCTCATCCGCAGTCAATAATAGACAATAATAACGTCAAAATTGATGACTTCGAAACAATTGTTAATCTGATTTTTGATGCACTCGACATTGATGCCAGCAAACGCTACGTAAAAGTGACTTTGATCAATGCTAAATATTCCTCGGAG GAACTTCGTCTTGGAAGTctacaattttttggaattcaTCCGAGTAAAAGCTGCTTCGGGATTGATTTTCCCGATTTTAATCGATTACTGTGTCCTGTATCTAACTAG